From a region of the Leptospirales bacterium genome:
- a CDS encoding YajQ family cyclic di-GMP-binding protein has translation MSEHSFDVACKVDRQELSNALDMANKEIATRFDFKGALARIDLQKDAIQLEAQDEVKMRQLIDVVQSKLAKRDLNLKAFKFGEFQSNVSGIAKCKVDIQNGLTQDQTKVINRIIKDSKLKVQSRIQGDAVRVTGKNKDDLQQIQKAIRDADLEFACVFDNYR, from the coding sequence ATGTCCGAACATTCCTTTGATGTGGCCTGTAAGGTAGACCGACAGGAACTTTCCAACGCCCTGGACATGGCCAACAAGGAGATTGCCACTCGCTTTGATTTCAAAGGCGCTCTGGCCAGGATTGATTTGCAGAAAGACGCCATTCAACTGGAAGCGCAGGACGAAGTTAAGATGCGACAGTTGATCGATGTGGTGCAGTCCAAGCTGGCCAAACGCGATCTCAACCTCAAGGCCTTCAAATTCGGGGAATTCCAATCGAATGTCAGCGGCATTGCAAAGTGCAAGGTCGATATTCAGAATGGGCTGACGCAGGATCAGACCAAGGTCATCAATCGCATCATCAAAGATTCAAAACTGAAAGTGCAATCGCGCATCCAGGGCGATGCCGTGCGCGTTACCGGCAAGAACAAAGACGACCTGCAGCAAATCCAGAAGGCGATTCGCGATGCGGATCTTGAATTTGCCTGCGTCTTCGACAATTATCGTTGA
- the alaS gene encoding alanine--tRNA ligase — protein sequence MGAKKKSTAKKKSKVQTSGVVRKASASKTSTGARPTSPDTTATARSWRLADIRRAWIEYFEGQKHLHLPSAGLIPAGDPTLLFTTAGMVQFKPYFAGAETPPSRRAITIQKCLRTTDLENVGKTARHLTFFEMLGNFSFGDYFKREAIRMAWDFSLNWLKLDAERIHVTVFESDDEAVQIWREEAGLPAERITRLGKSDNWWGPAGDSGACGPCSELYLDRGAQICEHCTCSDKSKCAPGGEGDRYMEYWNLVFNQFHQDAAGKLHPLPMTGIDTGAGLERMAALLNDLDSVFDTDEMALVMKRIEELSAELRADGQRIAYSAKTREPFRVLADHARAASFCIADGIYPGNTGRGYVIRRIIRRALLFARELGIFAPILHRLSGELAQIYGAFYPELKERAAEIERRLRSEEERFLRTLEHGLGKWDEYLKERRASNSPLFSGDRAFTLYDTFGFPLEMTIELAARAGLTVDLERFEMRMEEQRLRASQAARFKDFTLPSDLPVRAEQATTFVGYDLDAAQSTVLAVLQGETTVASLQEGQNGIVILDRTPFYAEGGGQLGDRGQLSGTDGALFEVSDTQKVGGFYLHIGEMKAGTLQPGFVVEAAIERERRDALMRHHSATHLLNQVLRQKLGDHIVQTGSLVSPDYLRFDFSHSERIEPARLQEIEAAVNEAIAGAAAVQAEVLPIEEARKKGAVATFGEKYGSQVRIVSMGARGDLSLEFCGGCHVRNTGDIGFFHILREASPGAGNRRIEALAGEKALQFFQDEIIECNAQTQAHNARLQLHASELGIDAGSSEWQSLVVTARLPATASAALKSAADVAPLARRIEETRAQLAEADRRLNKILRERKQAQSGQLLEQVDSALEHSMPAGACRILSHFAGETDAETLRKFGDRAKEKARGIIVLLGARTEKGPLLLFMADRAAVEAGADMSLAVRQAAAHIGGGGGGKPEMAQAGGKNAEALPAALQAAVALVAKQLGSATRSA from the coding sequence ATGGGCGCAAAGAAAAAGAGCACGGCAAAAAAGAAGAGCAAGGTCCAGACAAGCGGCGTTGTTCGTAAAGCGTCGGCAAGCAAGACCTCGACCGGCGCCAGGCCAACATCCCCCGACACGACGGCGACGGCCAGGAGCTGGCGTCTGGCTGACATTCGGCGCGCGTGGATCGAATACTTCGAAGGGCAGAAGCATCTGCATTTGCCTTCCGCCGGGTTAATACCGGCCGGCGACCCAACGCTGCTATTTACGACGGCCGGCATGGTGCAGTTCAAGCCCTACTTTGCCGGCGCCGAGACGCCGCCCTCGCGCCGCGCGATCACCATTCAAAAATGTCTGCGAACAACCGACCTCGAAAACGTCGGCAAAACTGCCCGTCATCTGACCTTTTTTGAAATGCTTGGCAACTTCAGCTTTGGCGACTACTTCAAGCGCGAAGCAATTCGCATGGCCTGGGATTTTTCGCTCAACTGGCTGAAGCTGGACGCAGAACGCATTCATGTAACGGTCTTCGAAAGCGACGACGAAGCGGTGCAGATCTGGCGAGAAGAAGCCGGCCTGCCCGCTGAGCGTATCACCCGCCTCGGCAAGAGCGACAACTGGTGGGGCCCGGCCGGCGATTCCGGCGCCTGCGGACCGTGTTCGGAACTCTACCTGGATCGCGGCGCCCAAATCTGCGAGCACTGCACTTGCAGCGACAAGAGCAAGTGCGCTCCAGGCGGCGAAGGCGATCGCTACATGGAATACTGGAACCTGGTCTTCAATCAGTTCCACCAGGACGCGGCAGGGAAGCTTCATCCGCTGCCCATGACCGGCATCGATACGGGAGCTGGCCTGGAGCGCATGGCCGCGCTGCTCAATGATCTGGATTCTGTTTTTGACACGGACGAAATGGCGCTGGTCATGAAGCGCATCGAAGAGCTGAGCGCTGAACTTCGCGCCGATGGCCAGCGCATCGCCTATTCAGCAAAGACGCGCGAACCATTTCGAGTGCTCGCCGACCACGCCCGCGCCGCTTCTTTCTGCATCGCCGACGGCATTTATCCCGGCAACACCGGCCGCGGCTATGTCATTCGCCGCATCATCCGCCGCGCCCTGCTCTTCGCCCGTGAGTTGGGCATATTTGCGCCGATTCTGCACCGCCTCAGCGGCGAGCTGGCGCAAATCTACGGCGCATTCTATCCCGAGCTTAAAGAACGCGCCGCGGAGATTGAGCGCCGACTGCGGTCCGAAGAGGAGCGCTTCTTACGCACGCTGGAGCATGGACTTGGCAAATGGGATGAGTATCTCAAAGAACGCCGCGCCAGCAATTCTCCTCTTTTCAGCGGCGACCGCGCCTTCACGCTCTATGACACGTTTGGTTTCCCGCTGGAGATGACCATTGAACTGGCAGCGCGGGCTGGCCTGACGGTAGACCTAGAGCGCTTTGAAATGCGCATGGAGGAGCAACGGCTGCGAGCCTCGCAGGCGGCGCGCTTCAAGGATTTCACCCTGCCCTCTGATCTGCCAGTTCGCGCCGAGCAGGCCACAACCTTTGTCGGCTACGATCTAGACGCGGCGCAATCTACGGTGCTGGCAGTTCTGCAAGGCGAGACGACTGTCGCCAGCTTGCAAGAAGGTCAAAACGGGATCGTAATACTGGATCGAACTCCCTTCTATGCGGAAGGCGGCGGTCAACTCGGCGACCGCGGTCAACTCAGCGGAACGGATGGCGCGCTATTTGAGGTCAGCGATACGCAAAAGGTCGGCGGATTTTATTTGCACATTGGCGAAATGAAGGCCGGGACACTGCAGCCAGGCTTCGTAGTTGAAGCGGCCATCGAACGCGAACGGCGCGATGCCTTGATGCGTCATCACAGCGCCACGCACCTGCTCAATCAGGTTTTGCGTCAGAAACTGGGCGATCATATCGTACAAACTGGCTCGCTGGTATCGCCGGACTATCTGCGATTCGATTTTTCTCATTCCGAGCGTATTGAACCGGCTCGGCTGCAGGAAATTGAAGCGGCTGTCAATGAAGCGATCGCCGGCGCCGCAGCAGTGCAGGCGGAGGTGCTGCCCATCGAAGAGGCGCGCAAGAAAGGCGCGGTGGCGACCTTCGGCGAAAAATACGGTTCTCAGGTGCGCATCGTCAGCATGGGTGCGCGCGGCGATCTGTCGCTGGAATTTTGCGGCGGATGCCATGTGCGAAATACTGGCGACATTGGATTCTTTCACATCCTGCGCGAGGCCAGCCCCGGCGCAGGCAACCGACGGATCGAGGCCCTGGCTGGCGAAAAGGCGCTACAATTTTTCCAGGATGAAATCATCGAATGCAACGCCCAGACGCAGGCGCATAACGCGCGTCTGCAATTGCATGCCAGCGAATTAGGAATCGATGCCGGCAGCTCCGAGTGGCAGAGCCTGGTCGTAACGGCGCGGCTGCCAGCCACGGCCAGCGCGGCGCTCAAGTCGGCGGCGGACGTTGCGCCCCTGGCGCGACGAATCGAGGAAACTCGCGCTCAATTGGCCGAGGCCGACCGACGACTGAACAAAATACTGCGCGAGCGAAAGCAGGCCCAATCCGGACAGCTTCTGGAGCAGGTCGACTCTGCGCTGGAGCATTCCATGCCCGCCGGAGCGTGCCGAATCCTGAGCCACTTTGCCGGCGAGACGGACGCCGAAACGCTGCGCAAATTTGGCGATCGCGCCAAAGAAAAAGCTCGTGGAATCATAGTTCTGCTTGGCGCCCGCACGGAAAAGGGTCCGCTCTTGCTTTTTATGGCCGACCGCGCCGCAGTGGAAGCAGGCGCTGATATGAGTCTTGCCGTGCGCCAGGCAGCGGCGCACATCGGCGGCGGCGGCGGCGGGAAACCAGAAATGGCCCAGGCCGGCGGAAAGAACGCTGAGGCCTTGCCCGCTGCGCTGCAGGCAGCAGTCGCTCTCGTTGCAAAGCAGCTGGGCTCGGCCACAAGGAGCGCCTGA
- a CDS encoding class I SAM-dependent methyltransferase, with the protein MSDALEQYVSSVSGPEHPLLAALREETAAMPEAGMQISSAQAHFFQWLLPLIGARRCLEIGVFTGASSLACALALPADGYLLALDQSKAWTDIARRYWRKAGVDGKVELRLGPALATLEKLLDLPDAFESFDFVFIDADKSSYQHYYECSLQLVRRGGVIAIDNTLWGGRVLVADSTDIDTQSIRQLNASLSQDRRVQIAMLPLGDGLTLLRKL; encoded by the coding sequence ATGTCTGATGCGCTGGAGCAGTACGTGTCCAGCGTAAGCGGTCCTGAGCACCCTCTGCTGGCGGCGCTCCGCGAAGAAACGGCTGCTATGCCCGAGGCCGGGATGCAGATCTCCTCCGCCCAGGCCCACTTTTTCCAGTGGTTGCTGCCGCTGATAGGCGCCCGTCGCTGTCTGGAGATTGGCGTCTTCACTGGCGCCAGCTCTCTGGCCTGCGCCCTTGCTCTTCCTGCCGACGGGTACCTGCTGGCCCTGGACCAGAGCAAGGCATGGACCGATATTGCACGGCGCTACTGGCGCAAGGCCGGCGTCGACGGCAAGGTAGAGCTGCGCCTGGGGCCCGCGCTGGCAACGCTGGAGAAGCTGCTCGATCTTCCCGATGCCTTTGAGTCCTTTGACTTCGTTTTTATCGATGCAGATAAGTCGAGCTATCAGCACTACTACGAGTGCAGCCTGCAGCTGGTACGGAGGGGCGGCGTAATTGCAATTGATAATACGCTTTGGGGCGGCCGGGTGCTGGTCGCGGATAGCACGGACATTGATACACAATCGATTCGGCAATTGAATGCATCCCTGAGCCAGGATCGCCGCGTACAAATTGCAATGCTGCCCCTTGGCGACGGACTGACCTTGCTGCGCAAGCTCTGA
- a CDS encoding NUDIX hydrolase, giving the protein MKFCSACGARLEWRIPEGDTLHRYICGSCQTVHYQNPRMIVGCLPVWQENRVLLCKRANEPQSGKWTLPAGFLENGERAEDGAVRETIEEANASVRLAGLHTVFSVPHIGQVYLLFLAELLNLDFYPGRESLEVRLFTEAEIPWSQLAFNSVRFALERYFLGANKSSDSTNLGAYIHTEASEDRQ; this is encoded by the coding sequence ATGAAGTTTTGCTCAGCCTGCGGCGCCCGCCTGGAGTGGCGCATTCCGGAAGGCGACACCCTCCACCGCTACATCTGCGGCAGCTGCCAGACCGTTCACTACCAGAATCCGCGCATGATTGTTGGCTGCCTGCCGGTCTGGCAGGAAAATCGGGTACTGCTCTGCAAACGGGCCAATGAGCCACAATCTGGCAAATGGACGCTGCCCGCTGGCTTTCTGGAAAATGGCGAACGGGCCGAAGACGGCGCCGTGCGCGAAACAATTGAAGAGGCAAATGCCAGCGTCCGTCTTGCTGGACTGCATACGGTGTTCAGCGTGCCGCACATCGGCCAGGTGTACCTGCTTTTCCTGGCGGAACTTCTCAACCTGGATTTCTATCCGGGTCGCGAATCGCTGGAGGTGCGTCTCTTTACGGAAGCGGAAATCCCCTGGTCGCAACTTGCATTCAATTCTGTTCGCTTTGCTCTGGAACGCTACTTCCTGGGCGCCAACAAAAGTTCGGATAGCACAAACCTGGGCGCCTACATCCACACGGAAGCTTCCGAAGATCGTCAGTAG
- a CDS encoding ornithine carbamoyltransferase: MTAAATRHLISWKDWPDEEIREVLHLALRVKGARHNYSGALAGRTLVMLFQKTSTRTRVSFEAAMTELGGHAIFLDWNATNFKLTRIRYETAYLSRNAALIMARMKQHSDLLELRAGATAPLINGCCNLYHPCQAMADMLTIYEHRGSLQGARLTYIGVHNNVANSLLAICAAFGVQLTLVTPIAPAESVDQQLKQRLEKLGLLRETLDARQAVADAEYVYTDTWVDMEFFDDPGYQGLKEERIKTMLPYQLNEQLLEDSRAMVLHDMPIHPGYEISAELVESPRSLIFQQAENRLEAQKAIILTLLR; the protein is encoded by the coding sequence ATGACTGCAGCAGCAACGCGCCACCTGATTAGCTGGAAGGACTGGCCGGACGAAGAGATCCGGGAAGTTCTGCATCTGGCGCTGCGAGTCAAGGGCGCGCGCCACAACTATTCGGGCGCCCTTGCCGGACGCACGCTGGTCATGCTCTTTCAAAAGACCTCCACCAGAACGCGCGTCTCTTTCGAAGCCGCTATGACCGAACTGGGCGGGCATGCCATCTTTCTGGACTGGAATGCCACCAACTTCAAACTCACCCGGATTCGCTATGAGACAGCATATCTTTCGCGCAATGCGGCGCTGATCATGGCGCGCATGAAGCAGCACAGCGATCTGCTGGAGTTGCGCGCCGGGGCCACGGCGCCGTTGATCAACGGCTGCTGCAACCTCTACCATCCCTGCCAGGCCATGGCGGACATGCTGACGATCTACGAACATCGCGGCAGCCTGCAGGGCGCACGACTGACCTACATAGGCGTCCACAACAATGTGGCCAATTCGCTGCTGGCAATCTGCGCCGCCTTTGGCGTGCAGTTGACGCTGGTTACGCCCATTGCACCGGCGGAAAGCGTCGACCAGCAGCTCAAGCAGCGACTGGAAAAACTCGGGCTGCTGCGTGAAACGCTCGATGCACGGCAGGCTGTGGCCGATGCCGAATACGTATATACGGATACCTGGGTAGACATGGAGTTCTTCGATGATCCAGGCTACCAGGGCCTGAAAGAAGAGCGCATCAAGACCATGCTCCCTTACCAGCTAAACGAGCAATTGCTTGAAGATTCCAGGGCCATGGTGCTGCACGACATGCCCATTCATCCCGGCTACGAGATTTCCGCTGAACTGGTGGAAAGCCCGCGCTCCTTGATTTTTCAGCAGGCCGAGAATCGCTTGGAGGCGCAGAAGGCAATTATCCTTACGCTCTTGCGCTGA
- a CDS encoding DUF2062 domain-containing protein, producing the protein MFAWLQNVLDQRILRHFRESRSPVQELALASAVGIFWALTPLIGIQMLLVGAAWALLRPLGFRFQPAIAMAWVWLTNPITMPPFYYGFYITGYWIFRAAGAEMQAVGFDAFREVLQQSLQMGVADGLLFWLKYMATELGWPMLAGGFAIGAPCAALGYPLTIALVNRFRRSAAARLGLSLTQWEDRFVFHRHPDISLSVEESAVIWPAAETGVAARTLPKTKKRTRGQQATPAQPKSRAGAKAAAKSSRGKGRSRGAA; encoded by the coding sequence ATGTTTGCCTGGTTGCAGAATGTACTGGATCAACGAATTCTACGTCACTTTCGCGAATCGCGCAGCCCGGTTCAGGAGTTGGCGCTGGCCAGCGCCGTTGGCATCTTCTGGGCGCTCACGCCTTTGATCGGAATTCAAATGCTGCTGGTTGGCGCCGCCTGGGCTCTGCTGCGTCCGCTTGGATTCCGCTTCCAGCCTGCGATTGCCATGGCCTGGGTTTGGCTCACCAACCCGATTACCATGCCGCCCTTCTATTACGGCTTCTATATTACCGGTTACTGGATTTTTCGGGCCGCCGGCGCTGAGATGCAGGCCGTCGGCTTTGACGCCTTTCGCGAAGTACTGCAACAATCGCTACAGATGGGCGTTGCCGATGGCCTGCTGTTCTGGCTGAAGTACATGGCGACCGAGCTTGGCTGGCCGATGCTGGCCGGCGGTTTTGCCATCGGGGCGCCTTGTGCAGCCCTCGGCTATCCGTTGACGATCGCTCTGGTCAACCGCTTCCGCCGCAGCGCCGCAGCCCGACTGGGTCTGAGTTTGACACAGTGGGAGGACCGCTTTGTATTCCATCGTCACCCGGACATCAGTCTCAGCGTAGAGGAGTCGGCGGTGATCTGGCCGGCGGCCGAGACGGGCGTTGCAGCGCGCACTTTGCCGAAGACTAAAAAAAGAACAAGAGGCCAGCAGGCGACGCCGGCGCAGCCAAAGAGCCGCGCTGGAGCCAAAGCCGCAGCAAAATCGTCGCGAGGCAAAGGACGGTCTCGCGGCGCTGCTTGA
- the sixA gene encoding phosphohistidine phosphatase SixA, which translates to MAQPGREAKSGAASMRLYLIRHGIAAESARFEGEDLERPLTARGRKRCAQAARGLRALGVAPQWIYCSQARRSLETAQILRRRLGGELRSDARINPGADFASLAQLLQELPADLTSIALVGHEPDLSDMASGLLHSDAAARSFLHIDFRKSSCMELQLFSAESGELRSFLPARLLRKLART; encoded by the coding sequence ATGGCCCAGCCTGGAAGAGAAGCGAAGTCTGGCGCGGCCTCAATGCGACTGTATTTGATTCGACACGGAATTGCTGCGGAATCGGCAAGGTTCGAGGGCGAGGATTTGGAGCGTCCGCTGACGGCGCGCGGCCGGAAGCGTTGTGCACAGGCGGCGCGCGGACTCCGCGCGCTGGGCGTCGCGCCGCAGTGGATCTATTGCTCTCAGGCGCGACGCTCGCTGGAGACGGCGCAAATTCTGAGGCGCCGGCTGGGCGGCGAATTGCGCAGCGATGCGCGCATTAATCCGGGCGCCGATTTTGCCTCGCTTGCGCAGCTTCTGCAGGAGTTGCCCGCTGATCTGACCAGCATCGCTCTGGTTGGCCACGAGCCTGATTTGAGCGACATGGCCAGCGGGCTCCTGCACAGCGACGCTGCCGCCAGATCCTTCTTGCACATCGACTTTCGAAAATCCTCCTGTATGGAGTTGCAGTTGTTCTCAGCTGAATCCGGCGAACTGCGCAGCTTTCTTCCGGCGCGTTTGTTGCGTAAACTGGCAAGAACCTGA
- a CDS encoding (2Fe-2S) ferredoxin domain-containing protein: MYYDAHIFFCENVREEGARVSCGRQRSAELRNLLKRRVKENGLKMRIRINSSGCLDRCEEGPVQVAYPEGRWFRLRSAEDVERFLQDYLQRGDLQALNDLRLPDHPPEDGASSVAVAQSEK; encoded by the coding sequence ATGTACTACGATGCGCATATCTTTTTTTGCGAAAATGTCCGTGAGGAAGGGGCCCGGGTTAGCTGTGGGCGCCAGCGATCGGCGGAGCTGCGCAATCTGCTGAAGCGCAGGGTAAAAGAGAACGGTCTGAAAATGCGCATCCGTATCAACTCGTCCGGTTGCCTGGATCGCTGCGAGGAAGGTCCGGTGCAGGTTGCCTATCCCGAGGGACGGTGGTTTCGATTGCGCAGCGCCGAGGACGTAGAGCGATTTCTACAAGACTATCTGCAGCGCGGCGATTTACAGGCGCTCAACGATCTGCGACTGCCGGATCATCCGCCGGAAGACGGCGCCAGCTCAGTCGCCGTCGCCCAGAGCGAAAAGTAA
- the egtD gene encoding L-histidine N(alpha)-methyltransferase: MKTAGLERDELGRILRGLRGSPRELFPALLYDRQGSNLYEEICATPEYYPTRSELEILDIHGESIAQLVGKGALLIEPGCGAATKSAILLESLHDAAGYIGIDVSASMLAEACQGLRERFPGLPVHDLSYDFSESFNIELPPIAAERRLFYYAGSSIGNFHPEEAVDFLGNLASCADSGDLLLIGVDLLKDPALLHAAYNDRAGATARFHKNVLDRLVRDYGATLQCSCFDHYAFFHPAQSRIEMHLVANRKTTIELEDERFDFQAGESLISEYSYKYTTASFSELAARAGWNLRQSWTDSKARFANLLFALGDGD, encoded by the coding sequence ATGAAAACGGCTGGCCTGGAACGAGACGAACTGGGGCGTATATTGCGCGGGCTGCGCGGCAGTCCGCGCGAACTGTTTCCGGCCCTGCTCTACGACCGACAGGGCTCTAACCTCTACGAAGAGATCTGCGCGACGCCAGAGTACTATCCGACGCGCAGCGAACTCGAGATTCTGGATATTCACGGCGAAAGCATCGCTCAGCTGGTCGGCAAAGGCGCCCTGCTGATCGAGCCGGGTTGCGGCGCGGCGACCAAGTCGGCGATCCTGCTGGAATCGTTGCACGATGCCGCTGGTTACATTGGCATTGATGTGTCAGCCAGTATGCTGGCCGAGGCCTGTCAGGGATTGCGCGAACGCTTCCCGGGACTGCCAGTCCACGACCTGAGCTACGATTTTAGCGAATCATTTAATATTGAACTTCCACCGATTGCCGCCGAGCGGCGCCTGTTCTATTATGCGGGTTCTTCCATTGGCAACTTCCATCCGGAAGAAGCAGTGGATTTCCTGGGCAACCTGGCGTCTTGCGCAGACAGCGGAGACTTGCTGCTGATTGGCGTCGACTTGCTCAAAGATCCGGCGCTGTTGCATGCCGCCTACAATGATCGCGCCGGCGCTACGGCGCGCTTTCACAAGAATGTACTGGACCGACTGGTGCGCGACTACGGCGCGACGCTGCAATGCAGCTGCTTCGACCACTATGCCTTCTTCCATCCGGCACAGTCCCGCATTGAAATGCATCTGGTAGCCAATCGCAAAACGACGATTGAACTGGAAGATGAGCGCTTTGATTTCCAGGCAGGGGAGAGCCTGATCAGCGAATACTCCTACAAGTACACGACCGCGTCCTTCTCAGAACTGGCGGCGCGGGCCGGATGGAATCTTCGACAGAGCTGGACCGATAGCAAGGCGCGCTTTGCAAACTTACTTTTCGCTCTGGGCGACGGCGACTGA
- the egtB gene encoding ergothioneine biosynthesis protein EgtB yields the protein MLLRVKEITTGERFRDVRERSLRLAAGLTAEDLQLQSMPDASPGKWHLAHTTWFFETFVLADFAPSYRPKHPEYRNLFNSYYDAVGDRHPRPERGLLSRPGLEEVLDYRRRVEEALRPLLDGEDARLQSLLELGIHHEEQHQELFLTDLKHAFSRNSQRPAMRPIALPPAATAAPLAWHSFAAGPGQIGAGEDGFAFDNERPRHPVFVSDFQIASRALSNGEVLDFVEAGGYARPEFWLSDGFAIAQREGWRSPLYWRQVDGEWLEFTLHGEQPLDRNAPATHLSLYEADACAAFYGARLPREEEWELACQSLLEASDDALSGRFQDGELFHPGGGAAWLGDVWEWTASAYAAYPGYRRPSGAVGEYNGKFMNGQYVLRGASCATPERHVRATYRDFFYAGQRWQFSGLRLARDVQ from the coding sequence ATGCTGCTGAGGGTAAAAGAAATCACAACTGGGGAACGCTTCCGCGATGTACGCGAGCGCTCGCTGCGGCTGGCTGCAGGACTTACGGCTGAAGATCTACAGCTGCAATCCATGCCAGACGCCAGTCCCGGCAAGTGGCACCTGGCGCACACCACGTGGTTTTTCGAGACCTTCGTGCTGGCCGATTTTGCCCCGTCGTATCGGCCAAAGCATCCGGAGTATCGCAACCTGTTCAACTCCTACTACGACGCCGTGGGTGATCGGCATCCGCGGCCTGAACGCGGACTGCTCTCGCGTCCAGGGCTGGAGGAGGTGCTGGACTACCGCCGCCGCGTTGAAGAGGCGTTGCGACCCCTGCTGGATGGCGAGGACGCGAGGCTGCAGTCGCTCCTTGAACTGGGCATCCACCATGAAGAGCAACATCAGGAACTTTTCCTTACCGATCTAAAACATGCCTTCTCGCGGAATTCGCAGCGACCGGCAATGCGTCCAATTGCATTGCCCCCGGCGGCTACGGCGGCGCCTCTGGCCTGGCATTCCTTTGCCGCCGGTCCAGGCCAGATTGGCGCGGGCGAGGACGGATTTGCCTTCGACAATGAGCGGCCGCGTCATCCTGTATTTGTTTCGGATTTCCAGATAGCCAGTCGCGCCCTGAGCAACGGCGAGGTATTAGATTTTGTGGAGGCCGGAGGCTACGCACGCCCCGAGTTCTGGCTCTCCGACGGCTTTGCCATAGCGCAGCGCGAGGGCTGGCGCTCGCCGCTCTACTGGCGCCAGGTCGACGGTGAGTGGCTCGAATTTACGCTCCATGGCGAGCAGCCTCTGGATCGCAACGCGCCGGCAACGCACCTGTCGCTTTACGAGGCGGATGCCTGCGCCGCATTCTACGGCGCCCGGCTGCCGCGAGAAGAGGAATGGGAACTTGCTTGCCAGTCGCTGCTGGAAGCGAGCGACGATGCGCTCTCTGGCCGCTTTCAAGACGGCGAACTTTTTCATCCCGGCGGCGGAGCAGCCTGGCTAGGCGATGTCTGGGAATGGACAGCCAGTGCATACGCCGCCTATCCCGGATACCGACGACCGTCTGGCGCCGTCGGCGAATACAACGGCAAATTCATGAACGGACAGTATGTGCTGCGCGGCGCAAGCTGTGCTACGCCGGAGCGCCATGTGCGCGCTACCTATCGAGACTTCTTCTATGCCGGACAGCGCTGGCAGTTCAGCGGGCTGCGCCTGGCGCGGGATGTACAATGA
- a CDS encoding ferrous iron transport protein A yields the protein MSPELHSLSELAPGESAEVCALADQSPGTMRLLEMGLSPGARVRIVKRAPFGDPLEVRVVDYDLCLRRAEAQSILVRKSADADSNAV from the coding sequence TTGAGTCCTGAGCTGCACTCCCTGTCCGAATTGGCGCCCGGCGAAAGCGCCGAGGTTTGTGCGCTGGCGGACCAGTCGCCAGGGACGATGCGATTGCTGGAGATGGGTCTGAGCCCGGGCGCCCGGGTGCGGATTGTCAAACGCGCCCCATTTGGCGACCCGCTGGAAGTGCGCGTTGTTGACTATGACCTCTGCCTGCGCAGAGCAGAGGCGCAATCGATTCTGGTGCGCAAGAGCGCGGATGCGGATAGCAACGCCGTATGA